One Glycine max cultivar Williams 82 chromosome 3, Glycine_max_v4.0, whole genome shotgun sequence DNA window includes the following coding sequences:
- the LOC100788600 gene encoding calmodulin-interacting protein 111 isoform X1, translating to MPSSSSNSKQKKKQSKVLQKHSSLSSNGTTSPSKTLQPSELTSFCEEASRKFSSLIAKSAFVAELTHVDDTVPVSNRIWLSAPSMLSLSFSPASTVSVSIPSSGEKSSQLHSFPLASLADECEKFYELESSKAFDDYAGNYFVLATVFPSSKVLKNGVRLSSNLYYAMGCPPLGTSVFVHPIQKSLANGSNEQHSTENNCLPIYNCKELYLQLVPSKNGLPLKFNNFPSSGMSKVKSHVQSENDIIASPATPSNGSKFSNAIGMSSPLFDDSASSVPNLNSQSLNSFDVSLALRDESSKEILLTGAKPWLYSRSLLLGNLVNVPMLSELCFFQVIGAKKQPVTKSDHCPSNGNSDLYPEDSDIAESVNQAFTVNDETKVFLSLPSNAASEEPIQRDIPCVKLEHKVANASLHDKISKLGGLSKEYTLLKDIISSSVSDALSSFGLRTTRGVLLHGPPGTGKTSLAQLCAHDVGVKFFPINGPEIVTQYYGESEQQLHELFDSAIQAAPAVVFIDELDAIAPARKDGGEELSQRLVATLLNLVDGISRSEGLLVIAATNRPDHIEPALRRPGRFDKEIEIGVPSPNQRSDILLTLLSEMDHSLAELQIENLATVTHGFVGADLAALCNEAALICLRRYANFKKTYDSCSDYITEQPALMNGATNSIDHSGDATSSVSDMSVASSRVLPSCMIGMTSEAMEIIPDSGEEEQILKVSFEDFQKARMKIRPSAMREVILEVPKVNWEDVGGQKEVKAQLMEAVEWPQKHHDAFNRIGTRPPTGVLMFGPPGCSKTLMARAVASEAGLNFLAVKGPELFSKWVGESEKAVRSLFAKARANAPSIVFFDEIDSLAVTRGKESDGVSVSDRVMSQLLVELDGLHQRVNVTVIAATNRPDKIDPALLRPGRFDRLLYVGPPNEVDREEIFRIHLRKIPCGSDVSLKELARLTDGCTGADISLICREAAVAAIEESLDASVITMEHLKMAIKQIQPSEVHSYQKLSTKFQRAVRCCDIKDEFNDMPCDSRSTQFSICDWAHVHYMGIICPANWLD from the exons ATGCCTTCTTCGAGTTCGAATTCAAAGCAGAAAAAGAAGCAATCCAAAGTTTTGCAGAAGCACTCATCATTGTCATCCAATGGCACTACCTCGCCTTCCAAAACGCTCCAACCTTCCGAACTCACCTCTTTCTGCGAAGAAGCTTCTCGAAAGTTCTCTTCTCTCATCGCTAAATCCGCCTTCGTCGCCGAACTCACCCACGTCGACGACACCGTCCCCGTTTCTAACAGAATCTGGCTCTCCGCACCTTCCATGCTCTCCCTCTCTTTCTCCCCCGCTTCCACTGTCTCG GTGTCTATTCCATCTTCCGGGGAGAAAAGTTCGCAATTGCATAGCTTTCCCCTTGCTTCGTTAGCTGATGAATGTGAAAAATTCTATGAATTGGAAAGTAGCAAGGCCTTCGATGATTATGCGGGAAACTACTTTGTGCTTGCAACAGTGTTTCCTTCTAGTAAG GTTTTGAAGAATGGAGTACGCCTGTCTTCAAACCTTTATTATGCCATGGGGTGTCCTCCTTTGGGCACAAGTGTGTTTGTTCATCCAATACAGAAAAGTCTTGCAAATGGGAGCAATGAACAACATTCTACAGAAAATAATTGTCTGCCTATATATAATTGCAAGGAATTGTATCTTCAGTTGGTTCCTTCTAAGAATGGGCTGCCATTGAAATTTAATAACTTTCCCTCATCGGGCATGTCTAAGGTGAAATCCCATGTCCAATCTGAGAATGATATCATTGCATCTCCTGCAACGCCTTCGAATGGATCAAAGTTTTCTAATGCTATTGGGATGTCTTCTCCACTATTTGATGATTCAGCGTCTAGTGTGCCAAATCTGAATAGTCAATCGttgaattcatttgatgttAGCTTAGCATTACGGGATGAAAGTTCTAAAGAAATACTACTGACGGGTGCAAAACCATGGTTATATTCTCGCTCTTTACTTCTAGGGAATCTTGTCAATGTCCCAATGCTATCAGAGTTGTGCTTTTTCCAAGTGATAGGAGCTAAGAAGCAGCCAGTTACCAAATCTGATCATTGTCCATCAAATGGAAACAGTGATTTATATCCTGAGGATTCTGATATAGCAGAGAGTGTAAATCAGGCTTTCACTGTTAACGATGAAACAAAGGTGTTTTTATCTCTGCCATCAAATGCAGCATCCGAAGAGCCAATTCAAAGGGATATACCTTGTGTGAAACTAGAACACAAAGTTGCTAATGCTAGTTTACATGATAAAATCTCTAAATTGGGTGGTCTATCCAAAGAATATACACTTCTAAAAGATATAATTTCTTCATCTGTGAGCGATGCTTTATCAAG TTTTGGTTTAAGAACCACAAGAGGTGTCCTTCTTCATGGTCCACCTGGTACAGGAAAGACTTCCCTGGCTCAATTATGTGCTCATGATGTTGGGGTCAAATTTTTCCCAATAAATGGACCTGAGATTGTTACCCAATATTATGGGGAAAGTGAGCAACAATTGCATGAACTTTTTGATTCAGCCATTCAAGCTGCACCTGCCGTG GTATTCATTGATGAATTAGATGCAATTGCCCCTGCAAGGAAAGATGGAGGTGAAGAGCTATCTCAAAGATTGGTTGCAACTTTATTAAATCTGGTGGATGGAATTAGTAGAAGTGAAGGGTTACTTGTAATTGCTGCCACTAACCGGCCTGACCATATTGAGCCAGCTCTCAGACGACCGGGAAGATTTGacaaggaaattgaaattg GTGTGCCATCACCCAACCAACGTTCGGATATTTTGCTCACTCTTCTCAGTGAAATGGATCACTCTCTCGCGGAGTTGCAAATTGAAAACCTTGCCACCGTCACTCATGGTTTTGTGGGTGCTGATCTAGCTGCACTTTGCAATGAGGCAGCCTTGATTTGCCTACGGCGTTATGCTAATTTTAAGAAGACTTATGATTCTTGTTCTGATTATATAACAGAGCAACCTGCTCTGATGAATGGTGCAACAAACTCAATAGATCATTCAGGTGATGCAACTTCATCTGTTTCAGATATGTCAGTGGCCTCCAGTCGTGTATTACCTTCCTGCATGATTGGAATGACTTCTGAAGCTATGGAAATAATTCCTGATAGTGGCGAAGAAGAGCAGATTTTGAAAGTAAGCTTTGAAGATTTTCAGAAGGCTAGGATGAAAATAAGACCTAGTGCCATGAGAGAG GTAATCCTTGAGGTTCCAAAGGTTAATTGGGAAGATGTTGGTGGTCAAAAGGAGGTCAAAGCTCAATTGATGGAAGCGGTTGAATGGCCACAAAAACACCATGATGCATTCAATCGTATTGGGACTCGCCCTCCTACCGGTGTATTGATGTTTGGGCCTCCAGGTTGTAGTAAAACCCTCATGGCACGTGCAGTTGCTTCTGAAGCAGGGCTGAACTTTCTAGCAGTCAAGGGTCCTGAACTCTTCAGCAAATGGGTTGGTGAATCTGAGAAGGCTGTCAGATCATTATTTGCAAAAGCAAGGGCCAATGCCCCATCAATAGTATTTTTTGATGAAATAGATAGTCTTGCTGTAACTCGTGGGAAGGAAAGTGATGGTGTTTCAGTATCAGATAGGGTCATGAGTCAACTTCTTGTTGAGTTGGATG GTCTGCATCAAAGAGTTAATGTCACCGTCATAGCTGCTACAAATAGGCCAGACAAGATTGACCCTGCCCTTTTAAGGCCAG GACGCTTTGACCGTCTGCTATATGTTGGACCTCCAAATGAGGTGGACAGGGAAGAGATATTTCGCATACATCTGCGTAAAATCCCGTGTGGTTCTGATGTTAGCCTTAAAGAACTAGCTCGACTCACAGATGGTTGTACAGGGGCTGACATATCATTGATATGTCGGGAGGCAGCTGTTGCAGCAATTGAG GAGAGCCTTGATGCTTCAGTTATAACAATGGAGCATTTAAAGATGGCAATCAAACAGATCCAGCCATCAGAAGTTCACTCCTACCAAAAGCTGTCAACAAAATTTCAAAGAGCCGTCCGCTGCTGTGATATAAAGGATGAATTCAATGATATGCCGTGCGACAGTAGATCTACTCAGTTCAGCATTTG TGACTGGGCTCATGTGCATTACATGGGGATCATCTGCCCTGCCAACTGGCTAGATTGA
- the LOC100788600 gene encoding calmodulin-interacting protein 111 isoform X3 has product MNVKNSMNWKVARPSMIMRETTLCLQQCFLLVLKNGVRLSSNLYYAMGCPPLGTSVFVHPIQKSLANGSNEQHSTENNCLPIYNCKELYLQLVPSKNGLPLKFNNFPSSGMSKVKSHVQSENDIIASPATPSNGSKFSNAIGMSSPLFDDSASSVPNLNSQSLNSFDVSLALRDESSKEILLTGAKPWLYSRSLLLGNLVNVPMLSELCFFQVIGAKKQPVTKSDHCPSNGNSDLYPEDSDIAESVNQAFTVNDETKVFLSLPSNAASEEPIQRDIPCVKLEHKVANASLHDKISKLGGLSKEYTLLKDIISSSVSDALSSFGLRTTRGVLLHGPPGTGKTSLAQLCAHDVGVKFFPINGPEIVTQYYGESEQQLHELFDSAIQAAPAVVFIDELDAIAPARKDGGEELSQRLVATLLNLVDGISRSEGLLVIAATNRPDHIEPALRRPGRFDKEIEIGVPSPNQRSDILLTLLSEMDHSLAELQIENLATVTHGFVGADLAALCNEAALICLRRYANFKKTYDSCSDYITEQPALMNGATNSIDHSGDATSSVSDMSVASSRVLPSCMIGMTSEAMEIIPDSGEEEQILKVSFEDFQKARMKIRPSAMREVILEVPKVNWEDVGGQKEVKAQLMEAVEWPQKHHDAFNRIGTRPPTGVLMFGPPGCSKTLMARAVASEAGLNFLAVKGPELFSKWVGESEKAVRSLFAKARANAPSIVFFDEIDSLAVTRGKESDGVSVSDRVMSQLLVELDGLHQRVNVTVIAATNRPDKIDPALLRPGRFDRLLYVGPPNEVDREEIFRIHLRKIPCGSDVSLKELARLTDGCTGADISLICREAAVAAIEESLDASVITMEHLKMAIKQIQPSEVHSYQKLSTKFQRAVRCCDIKDEFNDMPCDSRSTQFSICDWAHVHYMGIICPANWLD; this is encoded by the exons ATGAATGTGAAAAATTCTATGAATTGGAAAGTAGCAAGGCCTTCGATGATTATGCGGGAAACTACTTTGTGCTTGCAACAGTGTTTCCTTCTA GTTTTGAAGAATGGAGTACGCCTGTCTTCAAACCTTTATTATGCCATGGGGTGTCCTCCTTTGGGCACAAGTGTGTTTGTTCATCCAATACAGAAAAGTCTTGCAAATGGGAGCAATGAACAACATTCTACAGAAAATAATTGTCTGCCTATATATAATTGCAAGGAATTGTATCTTCAGTTGGTTCCTTCTAAGAATGGGCTGCCATTGAAATTTAATAACTTTCCCTCATCGGGCATGTCTAAGGTGAAATCCCATGTCCAATCTGAGAATGATATCATTGCATCTCCTGCAACGCCTTCGAATGGATCAAAGTTTTCTAATGCTATTGGGATGTCTTCTCCACTATTTGATGATTCAGCGTCTAGTGTGCCAAATCTGAATAGTCAATCGttgaattcatttgatgttAGCTTAGCATTACGGGATGAAAGTTCTAAAGAAATACTACTGACGGGTGCAAAACCATGGTTATATTCTCGCTCTTTACTTCTAGGGAATCTTGTCAATGTCCCAATGCTATCAGAGTTGTGCTTTTTCCAAGTGATAGGAGCTAAGAAGCAGCCAGTTACCAAATCTGATCATTGTCCATCAAATGGAAACAGTGATTTATATCCTGAGGATTCTGATATAGCAGAGAGTGTAAATCAGGCTTTCACTGTTAACGATGAAACAAAGGTGTTTTTATCTCTGCCATCAAATGCAGCATCCGAAGAGCCAATTCAAAGGGATATACCTTGTGTGAAACTAGAACACAAAGTTGCTAATGCTAGTTTACATGATAAAATCTCTAAATTGGGTGGTCTATCCAAAGAATATACACTTCTAAAAGATATAATTTCTTCATCTGTGAGCGATGCTTTATCAAG TTTTGGTTTAAGAACCACAAGAGGTGTCCTTCTTCATGGTCCACCTGGTACAGGAAAGACTTCCCTGGCTCAATTATGTGCTCATGATGTTGGGGTCAAATTTTTCCCAATAAATGGACCTGAGATTGTTACCCAATATTATGGGGAAAGTGAGCAACAATTGCATGAACTTTTTGATTCAGCCATTCAAGCTGCACCTGCCGTG GTATTCATTGATGAATTAGATGCAATTGCCCCTGCAAGGAAAGATGGAGGTGAAGAGCTATCTCAAAGATTGGTTGCAACTTTATTAAATCTGGTGGATGGAATTAGTAGAAGTGAAGGGTTACTTGTAATTGCTGCCACTAACCGGCCTGACCATATTGAGCCAGCTCTCAGACGACCGGGAAGATTTGacaaggaaattgaaattg GTGTGCCATCACCCAACCAACGTTCGGATATTTTGCTCACTCTTCTCAGTGAAATGGATCACTCTCTCGCGGAGTTGCAAATTGAAAACCTTGCCACCGTCACTCATGGTTTTGTGGGTGCTGATCTAGCTGCACTTTGCAATGAGGCAGCCTTGATTTGCCTACGGCGTTATGCTAATTTTAAGAAGACTTATGATTCTTGTTCTGATTATATAACAGAGCAACCTGCTCTGATGAATGGTGCAACAAACTCAATAGATCATTCAGGTGATGCAACTTCATCTGTTTCAGATATGTCAGTGGCCTCCAGTCGTGTATTACCTTCCTGCATGATTGGAATGACTTCTGAAGCTATGGAAATAATTCCTGATAGTGGCGAAGAAGAGCAGATTTTGAAAGTAAGCTTTGAAGATTTTCAGAAGGCTAGGATGAAAATAAGACCTAGTGCCATGAGAGAG GTAATCCTTGAGGTTCCAAAGGTTAATTGGGAAGATGTTGGTGGTCAAAAGGAGGTCAAAGCTCAATTGATGGAAGCGGTTGAATGGCCACAAAAACACCATGATGCATTCAATCGTATTGGGACTCGCCCTCCTACCGGTGTATTGATGTTTGGGCCTCCAGGTTGTAGTAAAACCCTCATGGCACGTGCAGTTGCTTCTGAAGCAGGGCTGAACTTTCTAGCAGTCAAGGGTCCTGAACTCTTCAGCAAATGGGTTGGTGAATCTGAGAAGGCTGTCAGATCATTATTTGCAAAAGCAAGGGCCAATGCCCCATCAATAGTATTTTTTGATGAAATAGATAGTCTTGCTGTAACTCGTGGGAAGGAAAGTGATGGTGTTTCAGTATCAGATAGGGTCATGAGTCAACTTCTTGTTGAGTTGGATG GTCTGCATCAAAGAGTTAATGTCACCGTCATAGCTGCTACAAATAGGCCAGACAAGATTGACCCTGCCCTTTTAAGGCCAG GACGCTTTGACCGTCTGCTATATGTTGGACCTCCAAATGAGGTGGACAGGGAAGAGATATTTCGCATACATCTGCGTAAAATCCCGTGTGGTTCTGATGTTAGCCTTAAAGAACTAGCTCGACTCACAGATGGTTGTACAGGGGCTGACATATCATTGATATGTCGGGAGGCAGCTGTTGCAGCAATTGAG GAGAGCCTTGATGCTTCAGTTATAACAATGGAGCATTTAAAGATGGCAATCAAACAGATCCAGCCATCAGAAGTTCACTCCTACCAAAAGCTGTCAACAAAATTTCAAAGAGCCGTCCGCTGCTGTGATATAAAGGATGAATTCAATGATATGCCGTGCGACAGTAGATCTACTCAGTTCAGCATTTG TGACTGGGCTCATGTGCATTACATGGGGATCATCTGCCCTGCCAACTGGCTAGATTGA
- the LOC100788600 gene encoding calmodulin-interacting protein 111 isoform X2: MPSSSSNSKQKKKQSKVLQKHSSLSSNGTTSPSKTLQPSELTSFCEEASRKFSSLIAKSAFVAELTHVDDTVPVSNRIWLSAPSMLSLSFSPASTVSVSIPSSGEKSSQLHSFPLASLADECEKFYELESSKAFDDYAGNYFVLATVFPSSKVLKNGVRLSSNLYYAMGCPPLGTSVFVHPIQKSLANGSNEQHSTENNCLPIYNCKELYLQLVPSKNGLPLKFNNFPSSGMSKVKSHVQSENDIIASPATPSNGSKFSNAIGMSSPLFDDSASSVPNLNSQSLNSFDVSLALRDESSKEILLTGAKPWLYSRSLLLGNLVNVPMLSELCFFQVIGAKKQPVTKSDHCPSNGNSDLYPEDSDIAESVNQAFTVNDETKVFLSLPSNAASEEPIQRDIPCVKLEHKVANASLHDKISKLGGLSKEYTLLKDIISSSVSDALSSFGLRTTRGVLLHGPPGTGKTSLAQLCAHDVGVKFFPINGPEIVTQYYGESEQQLHELFDSAIQAAPAVVFIDELDAIAPARKDGGEELSQRLVATLLNLVDGISRSEGLLVIAATNRPDHIEPALRRPGRFDKEIEIGVPSPNQRSDILLTLLSEMDHSLAELQIENLATVTHGFVGADLAALCNEAALICLRRYANFKKTYDSCSDYITEQPALMNGATNSIDHSGDATSSVSDMSVASSRVLPSCMIGMTSEAMEIIPDSGEEEQILKVSFEDFQKARMKIRPSAMREVILEVPKVNWEDVGGQKEVKAQLMEAVEWPQKHHDAFNRIGTRPPTGVLMFGPPGCSKTLMARAVASEAGLNFLAVKGPELFSKWVGESEKAVRSLFAKARANAPSIVFFDEIDSLAVTRGKESDGVSVSDRVMSQLLVELDGLHQRVNVTVIAATNRPDKIDPALLRPGRFDRLLYVGPPNEVDREEIFRIHLRKIPCGSDVSLKELARLTDGCTGADISLICREAAVAAIEESLDASVITMEHLKMAIKQIQPSEVHSYQKLSTKFQRAVRCCDIKDEFNDMPCDSRSTQFSIWKFIKSYTL; the protein is encoded by the exons ATGCCTTCTTCGAGTTCGAATTCAAAGCAGAAAAAGAAGCAATCCAAAGTTTTGCAGAAGCACTCATCATTGTCATCCAATGGCACTACCTCGCCTTCCAAAACGCTCCAACCTTCCGAACTCACCTCTTTCTGCGAAGAAGCTTCTCGAAAGTTCTCTTCTCTCATCGCTAAATCCGCCTTCGTCGCCGAACTCACCCACGTCGACGACACCGTCCCCGTTTCTAACAGAATCTGGCTCTCCGCACCTTCCATGCTCTCCCTCTCTTTCTCCCCCGCTTCCACTGTCTCG GTGTCTATTCCATCTTCCGGGGAGAAAAGTTCGCAATTGCATAGCTTTCCCCTTGCTTCGTTAGCTGATGAATGTGAAAAATTCTATGAATTGGAAAGTAGCAAGGCCTTCGATGATTATGCGGGAAACTACTTTGTGCTTGCAACAGTGTTTCCTTCTAGTAAG GTTTTGAAGAATGGAGTACGCCTGTCTTCAAACCTTTATTATGCCATGGGGTGTCCTCCTTTGGGCACAAGTGTGTTTGTTCATCCAATACAGAAAAGTCTTGCAAATGGGAGCAATGAACAACATTCTACAGAAAATAATTGTCTGCCTATATATAATTGCAAGGAATTGTATCTTCAGTTGGTTCCTTCTAAGAATGGGCTGCCATTGAAATTTAATAACTTTCCCTCATCGGGCATGTCTAAGGTGAAATCCCATGTCCAATCTGAGAATGATATCATTGCATCTCCTGCAACGCCTTCGAATGGATCAAAGTTTTCTAATGCTATTGGGATGTCTTCTCCACTATTTGATGATTCAGCGTCTAGTGTGCCAAATCTGAATAGTCAATCGttgaattcatttgatgttAGCTTAGCATTACGGGATGAAAGTTCTAAAGAAATACTACTGACGGGTGCAAAACCATGGTTATATTCTCGCTCTTTACTTCTAGGGAATCTTGTCAATGTCCCAATGCTATCAGAGTTGTGCTTTTTCCAAGTGATAGGAGCTAAGAAGCAGCCAGTTACCAAATCTGATCATTGTCCATCAAATGGAAACAGTGATTTATATCCTGAGGATTCTGATATAGCAGAGAGTGTAAATCAGGCTTTCACTGTTAACGATGAAACAAAGGTGTTTTTATCTCTGCCATCAAATGCAGCATCCGAAGAGCCAATTCAAAGGGATATACCTTGTGTGAAACTAGAACACAAAGTTGCTAATGCTAGTTTACATGATAAAATCTCTAAATTGGGTGGTCTATCCAAAGAATATACACTTCTAAAAGATATAATTTCTTCATCTGTGAGCGATGCTTTATCAAG TTTTGGTTTAAGAACCACAAGAGGTGTCCTTCTTCATGGTCCACCTGGTACAGGAAAGACTTCCCTGGCTCAATTATGTGCTCATGATGTTGGGGTCAAATTTTTCCCAATAAATGGACCTGAGATTGTTACCCAATATTATGGGGAAAGTGAGCAACAATTGCATGAACTTTTTGATTCAGCCATTCAAGCTGCACCTGCCGTG GTATTCATTGATGAATTAGATGCAATTGCCCCTGCAAGGAAAGATGGAGGTGAAGAGCTATCTCAAAGATTGGTTGCAACTTTATTAAATCTGGTGGATGGAATTAGTAGAAGTGAAGGGTTACTTGTAATTGCTGCCACTAACCGGCCTGACCATATTGAGCCAGCTCTCAGACGACCGGGAAGATTTGacaaggaaattgaaattg GTGTGCCATCACCCAACCAACGTTCGGATATTTTGCTCACTCTTCTCAGTGAAATGGATCACTCTCTCGCGGAGTTGCAAATTGAAAACCTTGCCACCGTCACTCATGGTTTTGTGGGTGCTGATCTAGCTGCACTTTGCAATGAGGCAGCCTTGATTTGCCTACGGCGTTATGCTAATTTTAAGAAGACTTATGATTCTTGTTCTGATTATATAACAGAGCAACCTGCTCTGATGAATGGTGCAACAAACTCAATAGATCATTCAGGTGATGCAACTTCATCTGTTTCAGATATGTCAGTGGCCTCCAGTCGTGTATTACCTTCCTGCATGATTGGAATGACTTCTGAAGCTATGGAAATAATTCCTGATAGTGGCGAAGAAGAGCAGATTTTGAAAGTAAGCTTTGAAGATTTTCAGAAGGCTAGGATGAAAATAAGACCTAGTGCCATGAGAGAG GTAATCCTTGAGGTTCCAAAGGTTAATTGGGAAGATGTTGGTGGTCAAAAGGAGGTCAAAGCTCAATTGATGGAAGCGGTTGAATGGCCACAAAAACACCATGATGCATTCAATCGTATTGGGACTCGCCCTCCTACCGGTGTATTGATGTTTGGGCCTCCAGGTTGTAGTAAAACCCTCATGGCACGTGCAGTTGCTTCTGAAGCAGGGCTGAACTTTCTAGCAGTCAAGGGTCCTGAACTCTTCAGCAAATGGGTTGGTGAATCTGAGAAGGCTGTCAGATCATTATTTGCAAAAGCAAGGGCCAATGCCCCATCAATAGTATTTTTTGATGAAATAGATAGTCTTGCTGTAACTCGTGGGAAGGAAAGTGATGGTGTTTCAGTATCAGATAGGGTCATGAGTCAACTTCTTGTTGAGTTGGATG GTCTGCATCAAAGAGTTAATGTCACCGTCATAGCTGCTACAAATAGGCCAGACAAGATTGACCCTGCCCTTTTAAGGCCAG GACGCTTTGACCGTCTGCTATATGTTGGACCTCCAAATGAGGTGGACAGGGAAGAGATATTTCGCATACATCTGCGTAAAATCCCGTGTGGTTCTGATGTTAGCCTTAAAGAACTAGCTCGACTCACAGATGGTTGTACAGGGGCTGACATATCATTGATATGTCGGGAGGCAGCTGTTGCAGCAATTGAG GAGAGCCTTGATGCTTCAGTTATAACAATGGAGCATTTAAAGATGGCAATCAAACAGATCCAGCCATCAGAAGTTCACTCCTACCAAAAGCTGTCAACAAAATTTCAAAGAGCCGTCCGCTGCTGTGATATAAAGGATGAATTCAATGATATGCCGTGCGACAGTAGATCTACTCAGTTCAGCATTTG GAAGTTCATAAAATCTTACACATTGTAA
- the CYCB1;1 gene encoding G2/mitotic-specific cyclin S13-6 (The RefSeq protein has 1 substitution compared to this genomic sequence), which translates to MASRIVQQQQARGEAVVGGGKQQKKNGVADGRNRKALGDIGNLANVRGVVDAKPNRPITRSFGAQLLANAQAAAAADNSKRQACANVAGPPAVANEGVAVAKRAAPKPVSKKVIVKPKPSEKVTDIDASPDKKEVLKDKKKEGDANPKKKSQHTLTSVLTARSKAACGITNKPKEQIIDIDASDVDNELAAVEYIDDIYKFYKLVENESRPHDYIGSQPEINERMRAILVDWLIDVHTKFELSLETLYLTINIIDRFLAVKTVPRRELQLVGISAMLMASKYEEIWPPEVNDFVCLSDRAYTHEHILTMEKTILNKLEWTLTVPTPLVFLVRFIKASVPDQELDNMAHFLSELGMMNYATLMYCPSMVAASAVLAARCTLNKAPFWNETLKLHTGYSQEQLMDCARLLVGFYSTLENGKLRVVYRKYSDPQKGAVAVLPPAKFLLPEGSASQHS; encoded by the exons ATGGCGTCAAGAATTGTTCAACAACAACAAGCCAGAG GTGAAGCAGTAGTAGGGGGaggaaaacaacagaagaagAACGGTGTTGCTGATGGAAGGAACCGCAAAGCATTGGGTGACATTGGGAATTTGGCCAATGTAAGAGGCGTTGTTGATGCCAAACCAAATCGCCCCATCACAAG GAGTTTTGGTGCACAATTACTTGCCAATGCACAAGCAGCAGCAGCTGCTGATAATAGCAAG AGACAAGCATGTGCTAATGTGGCTGGTCCTCCTGCCGTTGCTAATGAAGGAGTTGCGGTGGCCAAAAGAGCGGCCCCCAAACCGGTTTCGAAGAAAGTGATCGTAAAACCTAAGCCTTCTGAGAAAGTCACTGACATTGATGCTAGTCCAGATAAGAAGGAGGTCCTGAAAGACAagaagaaggaaggagatgccaaCCCCAAGAAGAAATCGCAACACACTCTTACTTCAGTGCTCACTGCTAGGAGCAAG GCAGCATGTGGCATAACAAACAAACCAAAGGAACAGATTATTGACATTGATGCTTCTGATGTTGACAATGAGCTTGCTGCTGTGGAGTACATTGATGACATTTACAAGTTCTACAAACTTGTTGAG AACGAGAGCCGCCCCCACGACTATATTGGTTCACAGCCTGAGATAAATGAGAGGATGAGAGCTATTCTGGTTGATTGGCTGATAGATGTTCACACCAAGTTTGAACTTTCACTTGAGACCCTTTACTTGACCATCAATATAATTGATCGGTTTTTAGCAGTTAAGACAGTTCCAAGGAGGGAACTGCAATTGGTTGGCATCAGTGCCATGCTGATGGCATCCAAATATGAAGAAATCTGGCCCCCTGAG GTTAATGACTTTGTCTGCCTCTCAGATAGGGCTTACACTCATGAACATATACTAACCATGGAGAAAACCATATTGAACAAGCTGGAATGGACTTTGACTGTGCCAACACCTTTAGTTTTCCTTGTTCGTTTTATCAAGGCATCAGTCCCAGATCAGGAG TTGGACAACATGGCTCATTTCCTGTCTGAGTTGGGAATGATGAACTACGCAACCTTAATGTACTGCCCGTCAATGGTTGCTGCCTCAGCAGTGCTTGCAGCAAGATGCACTCTGAACAAGGCTCCTTTTTGGAATGAGACACTTAAGCTGCACACTGGTTACTCACAAGAGCAACTCAT GGATTGTGCTAGACTATTGGTGGGGTTCCACTCCACTCTTGAGAATGGAAAGCTTAGGGTTGTGTACAGAAAATATTCTGACCCTCAGAAGGGTGCTGTTGCTGTGCTCCCACCCGCTAAATTTCTTCTGCCTGAAGGTTCTGCTTCCCAACAtagttaa